Proteins from a genomic interval of Antedon mediterranea chromosome 5, ecAntMedi1.1, whole genome shotgun sequence:
- the LOC140049184 gene encoding uncharacterized protein: MAYCIDNIGQINELSSGISRPHVYESVTETTKESRPNSMGDISLFRLKQEVMFVPRETDHYPDPTTMSSAVKIEPGGSATEQYSFSNGLQDESRTDPAFDDVLPAHSAPTTHKRSDSTRKRKHRTAVVKVLDRLATKDVVCLPHEDGDTITIPRGKRRSRLASAGMTGNIVLTRRLSPQAVVDAISAIFRDTFQIKEEDSFDFIFLSGLVGSFKKLQRLNASSDLEWGGAEVISACGQGSLYIMCDAKYGVTSQTFPALFEQTTERHSMDQEDPITSSTNEVTLSTLSNLLAISDTSSPSARTYLTLLKNEEMVFTDNVTNELLPSDYTTAMVDEDTMRTSLQRWYNVQCTVTDDERARIIVRTSHEGEDALRAFNNRAFKSKCPFSVIVVDDCGSYRQVPSRELFTLAIPQIRNRFFCGKQERMVPINKTSPVVDGTFYAVGQLLAAAVLHGNHSLSFLNPIVTEILINQENPKLCISWIPCDSVKTTVQKINDVTEEGELQYLSNNASFHELVADVGWNKSLNITNKLEFVTTACNHYLIFKQKPQLDALVKGMDFYGMKAFAQFYPDCIRNIIGFQSDTHVP, encoded by the exons ATGGCATACTGTATTGATAACATTGGCCAAATAAATGAACTTAGTAGCGGTATTTCTCGGCCACATGTATATGAATCGGTAACTGAGACAACGAAAGAAAGTAGGCCGAACTCCATGGGCGATATCTCTTTGTTTCGGTTGAAGCAAGAAGTGATGTTCGTGCCAAGGGAAACGGATCACTACCCGGACCCGACGACGATGTCTTCGGCG GTAAAAATTGAGCCCGGTGGTAGTGCTACCGAACAATACAGCTTTTCTAATGGTCTTCAAGATGAATCAAGAACAGACCCTGCATTTGATGACGTCCTGCCTGCTCACTCTGCGCCAACG ACACATAAAAGATCAGATTCGACGAGGAAGAGAAAACATAGAACAGCCGTTGTCAAAGTATTAGATCGACTCGCAACAAAGGATGTTGTATGTCTTCCACACGAAGACGGAGATACGATAACCATACCACGAGGAAAGAGAAGAAGCCGGTTAGCTTCTGCAGGGATGACTGGTAACATTGTCCTGACAAGAAGACTTTCACCGCAGGCTGTGGTCGACGCAATATCGGCAATTTTCAGAGATACGTTCCAGATAAAAGAGGAAGATAGTTTTGACTTTATATTTCTTAG CGGGTTGGTTGGAAGTTTCAAGAAGCTACAGCGTTTGAATGCATCTTCTGATCTTGAATGGGGCGGTGCAGAGGTGATCTCCGCCTGCGGACAAGGCTCTCTGTATATAATGTGTGATGCTAAATATGGAGTAACATCTCAAACTTTTCCG GCACTCTTTGAACAGACAACTGAACGACACTCTATGGATCAGGAG GACCCTATTACATCATCCACAAACGAAGTTACTTTATCTACGTTATCTAATCTGTTGGCCATCTCAGATACCAGTTCACCCTCTGCTCG AACATATTTAACATTGTTGAAGAACGAAGAAATGGTGTTTACAGATAATGTCACGAACGAATTATTACCTTCAGATTATACCACTGCAATGGT cgATGAAGATACAATGCGGACCAGCTTACAACGATGGTACAATGTGCAATGCACTGTGACTGACGACGAGAGAGCAAGGATCATTGTCCGTACAAGCCACGAGGGCGAGGATGCACTTCGCGCCTTTAACAATCGTGCGTTTAAATCCAAATGTCCATTTTCCGTCATTGTTGTCGATGATTGTGGTTCATATAGACAGGTGCCATCGAGGGAGTTGTTCACTCTTGCCATTCCTCAAATCAGAAACCGGTTCTTTTGCGGAAAACAAG AGAGAATGGTGCCAATAAACAAAACATCTCCTGTCGTTGACGGAACATTTTATGCCGTGGGACAACTCCTGGCAGCAGCAGTACTACACGGCAATCATTCACTTTCATTTTTAAATCCAATCGTTACTGAAATTTTAATAAACCAAGAAAACCCAAAGTTATGTATATCATGGATTCCTTGTGATTCTGTGAAGACTACAGTCCAAAAG ATTAACGATGTCACAGAAGAGGGTGAGCTACAATATCTGTCTAATAATGCCAGTTTCCATGAACTGGTAGCTGATGTGGGCTGGAACAAATCACTCAACATCACCAATAAATTAGAATTCGTAACAACTGCATGTAATCACTATTTGATCTTCAAGCAGAAGCCACAACTTGACGCACTTGTTAAAGGGATGGACTTTTACGGAATGAAAGCGTTTGCGCAATTTTACCCAG ATTGTATACGAAACATAATAGGATTTCAATCAGACACACACGTACCTTGA